DNA sequence from the Streptomyces cinnabarinus genome:
CAGGTCTTCCAGGACCAGGTGCTGGAGGGCACCTGGGAAGGCGTGCCGAGCACCTCGCTGGACTGCGACATCCGGACGGACCGCTCGGCGCCAGTGCGCTGCGAACTGGACTCGACGGAGGAGGTGCTGGAGAAGGTGGCGGAGATCAAGGGGGCGATCGGCTACAGCGAACTGAACATCGCGACGGGCCGGCCCCACATCAGCCGGGTCCGTCTGGAGGGCGGGACCGCGTCGGTGGAAGCGATAGAACGCCCGCGCGATCCCTACCCGTACTACGGAGTGGAGTACGCCTACACCTACGGCGACCCCCCGGGCGGCTCCCTCGCCGGCAGCTTCCTCAACTACATAAGAACCAGCGGCGAGACCCAGATCCGCACTCACGACCACGTCCCCTGCGCGACCCCTGAGGGCGAGCGCCTGTGCGGGGACGCGAGCTGAGCGTCACCGCGGCTCCGGGGGGCGTTGGCGGGGCATGTTCGGGCGGGTCGTGCCGCCGGGGGGCATCGGGAAGCGGCCGTGGACGACCGTTCCGTCCTGGCGGCCGCCTCCCGTGACCGCTCCCTGGATGCCCATGGGCGCCGAGCCCGTGCGGAACTCCACCATCCAGTCCGCCGTCTCGGTGCGCACCAGCTCCGTCACGTCCTCCGAGAACCGCCGCAGCACCCCGAGACACCGCTCGGTCGCCTCGCTCGCCGTCCCCTCCGCGGGCCCCAGCACCTCCCGCACACTCTCCGACGCCCAGTCGAACTGGAGAATCTGCAGCCGCCGCTGCACCGCCTGCGCCGTGGCCACATCCCTTATCCACCCGGACGTGACCCCGAAGAACCGGTCCACCCCCACACACGCCACCGCCAGCATCAGTGCCAGATACCCCCAGGGCGCCACCCCGCCCATCACCCCGGTCAGATCCAGCAACGGCAGCGCGGCCCCCGACACCGCCCCCACCGCCGCACCCCCGCGCAGCACCCGGGCCCCCCGCCGCTTCCACACCCGGTCCGCGAGATACCAGGCCGCCGTGTCGAGCGCCCCGCGCTCCACCCACTGGTACAGCTCGTCCAGCCGCACCGCGGGCTCACCCCAGTCACCGAGCGGAAACGCCCGCCCCGTCAGATCGCCCGCCCGCGGCCCGGCGGCGCCCTCGCCCCGCCCGTCGTACGGCGGACCCTCGGGCTGCATCTCCGGCTGACCCACCCGGCACTCCCTACCTGATCCGACCGATCCGACCGATCACGTTCCGTGACATCTGATGCGCATGCGCCGGACCCTTCCTACCGCCCAATGGGTGGCGAAGGGATGCCTTTCACCGCTTTTCCGCTCGGAAGTGGCCCTTGATCAGGTATACGCCTCCCATTCCCTTCACTCGAAAGAGTGCCGGGGCGATGCCTGCGCGGACCACGTAGGCTCGTGCCGAACGGGAAAATCAGTAGGGAATACGGGAAGAGGAGCTGATCGTGATCCCCGGTGGTGGCCAGCCCAATATGCAGCAGCTGCTCCAGCAGGCCCAGAAGATGCAGCAGGACCTGGCGAACGCCCAGGAGGAACTGGCGCGGACCGAGGTCGACGGTCAGGCGGGCGGCGGCCTGGTCAGGGCGACCGTCACCGGCTCCGGCGAACTCCGCGCCCTCAAGATCGACCCGAAGGCGGTGGACCCGGACGACACCGACACCCTCGCCGACCTGATCGTCGCCGCCGTCCAGGCCGCCAACGAGAACGCCCAGACCCTCCAGCAGCAGAAGCTCGGCCCGCTCGCCCAGGGCCTCGGCGGCGGCATTCCCGGCCTGCCTTTCTAAGACAGCGGTGGGCCCTCTACCGTACGTAGTGAAGGAACCCCAGGAAGGACGGCAGTCCGTTGTACGAAGGCGTGGTTCAGGACCTGATCGACGAGCTGGGCCGGCTGCCCGGCGTCGGTCCCAAGAGCGCGCAGCGGATCGCCTTCCACATCCTCCAGGCGGAACCGACGGACGTACGGCGGCTCGCGCAGGCCCTCATGGAGGTCAAGGCGAAGGTCCGCTTCTGCGCGACCTGCGGCAATGTCGCCCAGGAAGAGCTCTGCAACATCTGCCGGGACGCCCGCCGCGACGCCTCCGTCATCTGTGTGGTGGAGGAGCCGAAGGACGTGGTCGCGATCGAGCGGACCCGTGAGTTCCGCGGCCGCTACCACGTCCTGGGCGGCGCGATCAGCCCCATCGAGGGCGTGGGCCCCGACGATCTCCGTATACGAGAACTTCTCGCGCGGTTGGCCGACGGGACGGTCACGGAGCTGATCCTGGCCACGGACCCGAATCTGGAAGGCGAGGCCACGGCCACGTACCTCGCCCGCATGATCAAGCCCATGGGCCTCAAGGTCACCCGCCTGGCCAGCGGCCTCCCGGTGGGTGGGGACCTGGAATACGCGGACGAGGTCACACTCGGCCGCGCCTTCGAGGGGAGACGACTCCTAGATGTCTGACGCCACGCTGCACGCGACTTCGCAGGACCCGGACGACTTCGTGGTCCAGATCGCGGACCAGGTAGAGAGCTTCCTCGTAGCGGTCACCGAGGTGGCGAAGGGCGACGAGCCGGAATCGGCGATCCCCTTCCTGCTGCTGGAGGTCTCCCAGCTGCTGCTCGCCGGCGGTCGCCTGGGCGCGCACGAGGACATCGTCCCGGAGGAGCGCTACGAGCCCGACCTGGGCCCGGAGCCGGACGTCGACGAACTCCGCGAGCGCCTCGCCCGCCTGCTCGACCCGGTGGACGTCTACTCGGAGGTCTTCGACCCCTACGAGCCCCGCAAGGCGCCCGTCCCGGCCCGGATCTCCGACGACCTGGCGGACGTCATCACCGACCTGCGCCACGGCATGGCCCACTACCGATCGGGCCGCACCACGGAGGCCCTGTGGTGGTGGCAGTTCTCCTACTTCTCCAACTGGGGCTCCACCGCGTCGGCGACGCTGCGGGCGCTGCAGTCCGTCCTCGCCCACGTCCGCCTGAACCAGCCGCTCGAAGAGCTCGACGGCCTGGACACCGACCAGTCCATGGGCGACGACACCCTCGAGTTCGAGGCGGGCAAGGTCATGGCCGAGGAGATCGCCGGGCCGCTGGGCATCCGGGAACTGAAGTAGTTCCGGGGTCCGTTCAAAGACCCCACAGGCCCTTCGTCACGGCCGTGACCCCGCCCGTCAGGGCAAGCGACAGCACGAGCGGACGGGCCGTCATGGCTCGGCATCCTCCCCGGAACCCCCACCACCCGGCCAACGACGGCGCGATGATGGCCGTATGGCAGTTGGGGCGAAGGCGCTGATGTGGACGGGGATCGGGCTCTGTGTCGCGGGCGCGGCGGGGCTTGTCGTGGGCGGCGTGCTCGATGTCGACGCGGCGGACCCCTGGGCGAGCGTGGCCGGGGGAGCGGCGGGGCTGATCGGGCTGGCGCTCGCCGTGTACGCGTCCTTCCGGGGCTCTTCGGAGTCGGGTGGGGGGACGTCGGTGACGGCGAGCGGGGCGCGGTCGATCGCGGCGGGTGGGAACATCGGCAGCGCGTCGACGGGAGACGGGGTCTCGGGTGGCTCGGGGGCGGCGCCCGCACCGCCTTCCTCCGGTTCTCCGCAGGCCGCCCGGAACGTCACGGCCTCCGGCGATCGGTCCATCGCCGCCGGGGGTGACATCGGCTCGGCATCGACGGGTGACTCCTGATGGGCGCGTCGGCGGAGGCGTCGGGGGACCGGTCGATCGCCGCGGGGCAGTCGATCAATCAGGCGGTCAGCGGGGACGCCTCGGTCGCGATGTACACCGAGAAGTCACTGGCGTTGCCGGCCGAAGCCTTCGCGATGCCCGACCGCGCGCCCGAGGGTCTGGTCAACCTGCCTGACAGAGCGGCACTGTTCGTCGGGCGTGACCGTGAACTGGAGCTGCTGGACGAGGCGTTCCGGGCCGTCGGCGGAGTCGTCGTGCAGGCGGTGCACGGCCTCGGTGGCATCGGCAAGTCCACGCTGGCGGCGCGATGGGCGGCGGGTCGGACGGAGTCGTACAACCCGGTCTGGTGGATCACTGCCGAGACCCCGGCCGACCTCGACGCGGGCCTCGCCGATCTGGCGGTGGCCCTCCAGCCCGCGCTGCGGGACGTGCTGTCCCGGGAGGCGTTGCGGGAGCGGGCCGTTCAGTGGCTGTCCGCGCGGGACGGATGGCTGCTCGTCCTGGACAACGTGTCCGACCCGGTCGATGTGAAGCCACTGCTGGCGCGGGCGTCGGGCGGACGGGTGCTGATCACGTCGCGGCGGGCCACGGGGTGGCAGGGGGTGGCCGAGCCGGTGCCACTCGACGTGCTCGAACTACCGGAAGCGGTCGAGCTGTTCGGCCGTATCCGCCGCGAGCAGGGTGAGGACGCCGAGGACGTCGCCGAGCTCTGCCGGGAGCTGGGGTGTCTGCCGCTGGCCGTGGAACAGGCGGCTGCCTACTGCGCGGAGGCCCGGATCTCGGCGGGGCGGTACCGGGAGTTGCTGGACGCGTATCCGGCGGAGGTGTTCGCGCAGGCGGCGGAGGGGACCGACGCGGGGCGTACGGTCGCCCGGGTGTGGCGCGTGACGCTGGACCGGCTGGTGGACACGCCGCTCGCGGTGGAGATCCTGAGGTTGATCGGGTGGTGGGCGCCGGACGGGATTCCGCGCGGGTATCTGCAGGGGATGGGCAGCCCGGTCGAGGTGACCGACGCGGTTCGGCGGCTTGCGGCGTACAGCATGATCACTCTGCACGAGGACGGGACGATCTCGGTGCATCGGCTGGTGCAGGCGGTGGCTCGGGCGGAGGGGATGGAGTCCGCCCACAGGTCCACCAGTCTGCTGAACGACGCAGGAGACGAACTGCGGGATGCGGCGGCAGAGTTGGGATGGCTGACGCACCTCGAATCCCTGGCTTCGCACGTCGCCCCGGAGACCGACGGCGAAGAAGAGATCTGGTTGTTCAACCTGGGCGGGCTCAGATACGTCCATCTCGACATCACCCGCGCACTCCATCTGCACGAGAGGTGCCTGGCGTCGGCCGAACGGGCCTGCGGACCTCGTCACAAGCTCACCCTCATGGCCCGGGACAGCCTGGCTCAGTCCTACGGGTACGCCGGTCGGCACGAGAGCGCGATCAGGCTGCTCGAACGGAACCTCGCGTATCACGTGCGTACGTTCGGACGCCGGCACCCGGAGACCATCGACGCGAGAACGGAGCTCGCCGACGCGATCCGGCGGGCGGGACGTTTGGCGGATGCCCTGAGGCTGGCAAGGAAGAACGCGAGGAAGGCGGAACGGGTGCTCGGGGCCGATGCCGCCGCATCGCTGAAAGCCTGGTCGCTGTGGGCCGAGGTGCTGGGCGACCTGGCCCGGCAGGATCCCGGCCGCTATGCCGTGCAGGCCTGTGACTCCATCAAGGAACTGCTGGCCAGGGCGACGGAGGCCACGGGCACGGAAAGCAACGTCAGCCAGAGCCTGCGACAGACGCTGGCATTGACCATGAGAAGGGCGGGCGACCATGCGGGAGCCACGGCCATGTACGAGGACTACATCGCGGGCATGGTACGAGACCGCGGAGCGACGGAAAGGTTCACCCTGCACTCCCGCGAGTTCTTCGCCCACTTCCTATGGAAGGCCCTGAACAACCCGACCCGCGCCCACGAAGTACTCATCCCCCTCCTCGCCGACTGGGAGAGCCTGGTCGGTCCGGACGCACCCCAAGTCCACAAACTCCGCCAGGACTTCGCCGAACTGCTGGACCAACCCCCCGATACCGAAGCGTGACCACCCCTTGCATCCCCCCTGCACACCCCCTGTACCCGCCCTAACCCGCTCCCCGCGAGTGTGGAGTCACCCCAGTACCCCACACCCGCAAGGGAGTTGCGATGACCCGTCGTTCCATATCCAAGCGCGCAGCCGTCGTCACCGTCGCCGTGCTCGTCACCGCCGGTACGGTCACGGCCGGGGTCGGCACGGCGGGAGGCGAGGGCAGGCCGGGCAAGAGGGAGATCGCCCGGCTGTTCGACGGATGGAACGCCGCCCTGCGCACCGGGGACGCGGAGACGGTCGCCGACCGGTACGCCAAGGACGCGGTGCTGCTGCCGACGCTCTCCAACCAGGTCCGTACCGACCGCGCCGGGATCGTCGACTACATGGAGCACTTCCTCCAGAACAAGCCCGTCGGCAAGAAGGTCGAGACGCACATCAACGTCCTCGACGCCGACTCCGCCCTCGACGCCGGGGTGTACCAGTTCACCCTCACCGATCACGACACCGGCGAGACGAGGGTCGTCAAGGCCCGCTACACCTACGAGTACGAGAAGCGCGGCGGTGAGTGGCTCATCGTCAACCACCACTCCTCTGCGATGCCCGAAGGCTGATCAGCACCTTCAGACCGCCGCCCGGCGCGTCCGCCAGGGTCACCGTCCCGCCGTCGTCGGACACCAGCTGCTTGACGACGGCGAGGCCGAGTCCCGAGCCGGAGCGGCCGGTCAGGCCCTGGCCGCGCCAGAAACGGTCGAAGGCACGGGACTTCTCCAGGTCGGACATGCCCGGACCCTCGTCCAGGACGGCAAGGGTCACCGCGTCGCCGCGGGACTCGATCCGCACGGTGATCGTGCCGCCGTCGGGGGAGACCTCCAGTGCGTTGGAGAGCACGTTGTCCAGGACCTGGTCGAGGTGGCCTGGGCTGGCCGACACCACCGGACGTTCGTCCGCGTCCAGGCGCAGGGCGATCCGCACCCCGCGTTCCTCCGCCGCGGGCCGCCAGACGGCGAGGCGCTCCGCCACCACCTCGGGCAGCGGTGTCGGCTCCGCCGCCGTCACTTTCGCCTCGGCCCGTGCCAGCACGAGCAGGTCGTTGACCAGGCGGCTCATCCGGACCACCTCCGCCGTCGCCTGCTCGACGTCCTCCCGGACGAACTCGTCGTCGACCCCGTCCGCGATGTTGTCCAGGGACAGCCGCAGTGCCGTCAGCGGCGTCCTCAGCTGGTGCGAGGCGTCCGCCACGAAGATGCGCTGCGAGGCGACCAGGGTGTCCAGGCGTTCCGCGCCCTGGTTGAGGGTGCGGGCGAGGGTCTGGGTCTCGGGCGGGCCGGTCACCGGCGAGCGGGCGGTCAGGTCGCCGTCGCTGAACTTGCTGGCCATGGAGTTCAGTTCGCGCAGCGGCCGGGTGATCCGCCGGGCCGCCACCGCGCCGATCGCCGCCGCCGCTGCCAGGACCAGTACGGCGAGCCCGGCCCGGAAGCCCCAGATCTGCCACAGGCGGTCGGTCATCCCGGAGGTCGAGTACACGATCCGGACCGCTCCCCGCCCCTGCGCGGGGACCGTGACCTCCAGCCGCTCGCCCCAGATGAAGTCCGAGCCCCAGTCGGTCGTCGAGTCGTCGCGCCCCACCGCCCGGGTCAGCGCCGCGTCCGGGGCGGGCTCCGGCAGATCCGGGGCGCAGGTGCCGGTCGGGGTCACCTGGACATCGCCGGGCGTCTCGTCGCCGTACGCCTTCGCCACGCGCTCCAGCGCGTCGCAGGAGATGGTGTCGCCGTTGCCGAGCAGCAGCGCCATCGTCCGGGCCTCGCGCCGGACGGACAGTTCGGTGTCGTCGCGCAGTTGCTTGGTGAGGGTGAAGGCGACCGGCACGGTGAACAGCAGGATGGCGACCGCGACGAGCAGGATGTAG
Encoded proteins:
- a CDS encoding SLATT domain-containing protein, whose translation is MGQPEMQPEGPPYDGRGEGAAGPRAGDLTGRAFPLGDWGEPAVRLDELYQWVERGALDTAAWYLADRVWKRRGARVLRGGAAVGAVSGAALPLLDLTGVMGGVAPWGYLALMLAVACVGVDRFFGVTSGWIRDVATAQAVQRRLQILQFDWASESVREVLGPAEGTASEATERCLGVLRRFSEDVTELVRTETADWMVEFRTGSAPMGIQGAVTGGGRQDGTVVHGRFPMPPGGTTRPNMPRQRPPEPR
- a CDS encoding YbaB/EbfC family nucleoid-associated protein codes for the protein MIPGGGQPNMQQLLQQAQKMQQDLANAQEELARTEVDGQAGGGLVRATVTGSGELRALKIDPKAVDPDDTDTLADLIVAAVQAANENAQTLQQQKLGPLAQGLGGGIPGLPF
- the recR gene encoding recombination mediator RecR — translated: MYEGVVQDLIDELGRLPGVGPKSAQRIAFHILQAEPTDVRRLAQALMEVKAKVRFCATCGNVAQEELCNICRDARRDASVICVVEEPKDVVAIERTREFRGRYHVLGGAISPIEGVGPDDLRIRELLARLADGTVTELILATDPNLEGEATATYLARMIKPMGLKVTRLASGLPVGGDLEYADEVTLGRAFEGRRLLDV
- a CDS encoding DUF5063 domain-containing protein, with protein sequence MSDATLHATSQDPDDFVVQIADQVESFLVAVTEVAKGDEPESAIPFLLLEVSQLLLAGGRLGAHEDIVPEERYEPDLGPEPDVDELRERLARLLDPVDVYSEVFDPYEPRKAPVPARISDDLADVITDLRHGMAHYRSGRTTEALWWWQFSYFSNWGSTASATLRALQSVLAHVRLNQPLEELDGLDTDQSMGDDTLEFEAGKVMAEEIAGPLGIRELK
- a CDS encoding tetratricopeptide repeat protein, coding for MGASAEASGDRSIAAGQSINQAVSGDASVAMYTEKSLALPAEAFAMPDRAPEGLVNLPDRAALFVGRDRELELLDEAFRAVGGVVVQAVHGLGGIGKSTLAARWAAGRTESYNPVWWITAETPADLDAGLADLAVALQPALRDVLSREALRERAVQWLSARDGWLLVLDNVSDPVDVKPLLARASGGRVLITSRRATGWQGVAEPVPLDVLELPEAVELFGRIRREQGEDAEDVAELCRELGCLPLAVEQAAAYCAEARISAGRYRELLDAYPAEVFAQAAEGTDAGRTVARVWRVTLDRLVDTPLAVEILRLIGWWAPDGIPRGYLQGMGSPVEVTDAVRRLAAYSMITLHEDGTISVHRLVQAVARAEGMESAHRSTSLLNDAGDELRDAAAELGWLTHLESLASHVAPETDGEEEIWLFNLGGLRYVHLDITRALHLHERCLASAERACGPRHKLTLMARDSLAQSYGYAGRHESAIRLLERNLAYHVRTFGRRHPETIDARTELADAIRRAGRLADALRLARKNARKAERVLGADAAASLKAWSLWAEVLGDLARQDPGRYAVQACDSIKELLARATEATGTESNVSQSLRQTLALTMRRAGDHAGATAMYEDYIAGMVRDRGATERFTLHSREFFAHFLWKALNNPTRAHEVLIPLLADWESLVGPDAPQVHKLRQDFAELLDQPPDTEA
- a CDS encoding SgcJ/EcaC family oxidoreductase; translation: MTRRSISKRAAVVTVAVLVTAGTVTAGVGTAGGEGRPGKREIARLFDGWNAALRTGDAETVADRYAKDAVLLPTLSNQVRTDRAGIVDYMEHFLQNKPVGKKVETHINVLDADSALDAGVYQFTLTDHDTGETRVVKARYTYEYEKRGGEWLIVNHHSSAMPEG
- a CDS encoding sensor histidine kinase; translated protein: MNRQLIRSYILLVAVAILLFTVPVAFTLTKQLRDDTELSVRREARTMALLLGNGDTISCDALERVAKAYGDETPGDVQVTPTGTCAPDLPEPAPDAALTRAVGRDDSTTDWGSDFIWGERLEVTVPAQGRGAVRIVYSTSGMTDRLWQIWGFRAGLAVLVLAAAAAIGAVAARRITRPLRELNSMASKFSDGDLTARSPVTGPPETQTLARTLNQGAERLDTLVASQRIFVADASHQLRTPLTALRLSLDNIADGVDDEFVREDVEQATAEVVRMSRLVNDLLVLARAEAKVTAAEPTPLPEVVAERLAVWRPAAEERGVRIALRLDADERPVVSASPGHLDQVLDNVLSNALEVSPDGGTITVRIESRGDAVTLAVLDEGPGMSDLEKSRAFDRFWRGQGLTGRSGSGLGLAVVKQLVSDDGGTVTLADAPGGGLKVLISLRASQRSGG